A single genomic interval of Pyrus communis chromosome 7, drPyrComm1.1, whole genome shotgun sequence harbors:
- the LOC137738697 gene encoding uncharacterized protein encodes MAETNGSLQQTHLQNPAFQSLFQALDPIALILSQNPNPDQHPVPLRFVTESYSMERGPRYRAYTELRESRLRRKYMSPEESEEPESKPTPLKKQVKFQTHLTDSRKGSSVLAQSVPDFSAVLRKENRKPPSRLPSMQEMTPPAKCWAKAADGVLSNSRGSKSAIAGEKRYNNGGGVMGRKSYASMEELKGLSSAAANAISGENRGGRNANGNGRAMPKTVLGYRQF; translated from the coding sequence ATGGCAGAGACTAACGGCTCTCTGCAACAAACCCACCTACAAAACCCAGCTTTTCAGTCACTATTCCAAGCCCTCGACCCCATCGCTCTCATTCTCTCACAGAATCCTAACCCAGATCAGCATCCAGTCCCCCTGAGGTTCGTCACCGAGAGCTATTCCATGGAGAGAGGACCCAGATACAGAGCCTACACGGAACTCAGAGAATCGCGGCTAAGGAGGAAGTACATGAGCCCAGAGGAGTCCGAAGAACCCGAATCGAAACCGACCCCATTGAAGAAACAAGTCAAATTTCAGACCCATCTGACCGATTCGCGAAAAGGGTCTTCCGTTCTTGCTCAATCGGTGCCTGATTTCTCAGCCGTGTTGCGGAAAGAGAACCGCAAGCCGCCGTCGAGGCTTCCGTCGATGCAGGAGATGACTCCGCCGGCAAAGTGTTGGGCGAAAGCGGCGGACGGGGTTCTGTCGAATTCAAGAGGGAGTAAATCAGCGATCGCGGGAGAGAAGAGGTACAACAATGGTGGAGGCGTCATGGGGAGGAAGAGCTACGCGAGTATGGAGGAGTTGAAGGGGCTGTCGTCCGCCGCCGCTAATGCTATTAGCGGCGAAAACAGGGGCGGAAGGAATGCCAACGGCAATGGCAGAGCAATGCCAAAGACTGTTTTGGGGTACAGACAGTTCTGA